From Plasmodium coatneyi strain Hackeri chromosome 7, complete sequence:
TTAACATTTGCAGTAAAATGAATGTGCATTTCTTAAATTATGTTGACTCTTTAAATAAATGTCTTGCAACGAAAACCACGAATCGCATACCATTTTCGACATCAAAAAATGAGGATTACGTGAATTACGTAaacgaaataaataatttcatTGACGcgtttcaaaaaaattctgaCGACTCTTCATCCAGTGGGGAAAATATCCTTTCCATattgcaaaaaattaagaatgaaaaaaaatatgaacaaaatgaagatcTCATGGAAATTATAAGTAGCATAAAACTGCTCATAGAGAAAAGGGTTCGCCCAGTCATCGTCAATGATGGGGGAGATATCAAATTCATTTGTTTTGACGTAGATGATGGTACGGCAACGACACCCACAAGTGTGCCCATGCGCTGAAGGGGAAAGCGgacaaatgtacatatatatatgtgcacaacgTGGCTACCCCACTACTAAAGAAGTAGACATATGCTTTATTCATTGTTATGCATTTACATGTGCTCACCTTTACTCCTCAAAAACGTTCCATCCCCGTAGGCATAGTTTACGTACAACTGGAAGGCGCATGCGTCACATGTTCGCAAAGTGAAATAACGTTGCAGTACATGATTAAGAATATGCTCACATACTACATATCCGAAAttaaggaaattaaaaatgtgtcaaaaaatggaattattCTTTAATgtgcgcaaaaaagaaagccaT
This genomic window contains:
- a CDS encoding Fe/S biogenesis protein NfuA; its protein translation is MMHFKNISPCRRLCLKSKITVNICSKMNVHFLNYVDSLNKCLATKTTNRIPFSTSKNEDYVNYVNEINNFIDAFQKNSDDSSSSGENILSILQKIKNEKKYEQNEDLMEIISSIKLLIEKRVRPVIVNDGGDIKFICFDVDDGIVYVQLEGACVTCSQSEITLQYMIKNMLTYYISEIKEIKNVSKNGIIL